From Fibrobacter succinogenes, the proteins below share one genomic window:
- a CDS encoding sodium-dependent transporter, with product MANNRENWGSKLGVILAVAGSAVGLGNFLRFPVQAATNGGGAFIIPYLIAFVFLGIPLAWIEWTLGRYAGYHNYGTSPSTYHIIFQKKKKWAKYLGSLGLLPPIFIIFYYGFIQSWILAFAFYSATGTLMEVVAQGPEKMTEFFGNYIMLKTCVGGIPVAIIFFIITFAANMVVLSFGVRKGIERANKICMPILLILGLVLVARVLTLPGIGKGLAFMWNPDFSELASPKVWMAAAGQVFFTMSLGMAIIFCYASYLKPKEDLVLSSLTASATNGFAEVIIGGTVVIPMAVLIAGANIEECAKLGTFGLGFQTMPYVFGTLPFGGVLQTVWFTMLFFAGITSAISIIQPLISFCEDDLKFTRKKSVTTISTITFIGSLTAIFGLAAGTVDELDFWGGTYLIVFVGMIQAILFSFVLGRRKAKEAQANGDLPAEVVVEPGENEAFATMNDGSLLKLPRFLRPIIMYVCPIYLIVLLVSFTATDGLPFITLSNVNPNDTVQLLGHTFSKIGFTWAFRGFLFVLFLLLNLAIAYAWRKGGPAEKGRSKKIKKVEIGNSDENMDKEA from the coding sequence ATGGCAAACAATCGTGAAAACTGGGGTTCCAAACTTGGCGTGATTCTCGCTGTAGCAGGTTCTGCAGTCGGCCTTGGCAATTTTCTTCGATTCCCTGTGCAAGCTGCAACAAATGGCGGCGGCGCATTTATCATCCCCTACCTCATCGCATTCGTGTTCCTCGGGATTCCGTTGGCATGGATCGAATGGACGCTAGGGCGTTACGCAGGCTACCACAATTACGGTACATCGCCTAGCACCTACCACATCATTTTCCAGAAAAAGAAAAAGTGGGCGAAATACCTGGGTTCGCTTGGGCTCCTCCCCCCGATTTTCATCATTTTCTATTACGGGTTCATCCAGTCGTGGATTTTGGCGTTCGCGTTCTACTCCGCAACGGGCACGTTGATGGAAGTAGTCGCACAGGGGCCCGAAAAGATGACAGAATTTTTCGGCAACTACATCATGCTGAAAACTTGCGTTGGCGGCATTCCGGTCGCTATCATCTTCTTCATCATTACATTTGCCGCAAACATGGTGGTGCTTTCGTTCGGTGTGCGCAAGGGCATTGAACGCGCGAACAAGATTTGCATGCCGATCCTCTTGATTTTGGGCCTCGTGCTCGTGGCGCGTGTGCTTACGCTTCCGGGTATCGGCAAGGGTCTCGCATTCATGTGGAATCCGGATTTCTCGGAACTTGCAAGCCCGAAGGTTTGGATGGCAGCCGCAGGACAGGTGTTCTTTACGATGAGCCTTGGCATGGCCATTATCTTCTGCTACGCCAGTTACCTCAAGCCCAAGGAAGACCTCGTGCTTTCTTCGCTTACGGCTAGCGCCACGAACGGTTTTGCCGAAGTGATTATCGGCGGCACAGTCGTTATACCGATGGCAGTGCTTATCGCAGGCGCCAACATCGAAGAATGTGCGAAGCTCGGCACGTTCGGTCTTGGATTCCAGACAATGCCTTACGTTTTCGGAACGCTCCCGTTCGGCGGTGTTCTCCAGACCGTTTGGTTCACCATGCTCTTCTTTGCAGGCATCACAAGCGCCATTTCCATCATCCAGCCGCTAATCAGTTTCTGCGAAGACGACCTCAAATTTACGCGTAAAAAATCAGTCACGACAATCAGCACGATTACCTTTATCGGAAGCCTCACCGCTATTTTCGGCCTTGCCGCAGGAACGGTGGACGAGCTCGACTTCTGGGGCGGTACGTACCTTATCGTGTTCGTGGGCATGATCCAGGCTATTCTATTCAGCTTTGTGCTCGGGCGCCGCAAGGCCAAGGAAGCCCAAGCAAATGGAGACCTCCCCGCCGAAGTTGTGGTTGAACCGGGTGAAAACGAAGCATTTGCCACCATGAACGACGGCTCACTTCTCAAACTCCCGAGATTTCTCCGTCCGATTATCATGTATGTCTGCCCGATTTACTTGATCGTGCTTCTGGTTTCGTTCACCGCAACAGACGGTCTCCCGTTCATCACGCTCAGCAACGTAAACCCGAACGACACCGTTCAACTTCTCGGACATACGTTCTCGAAAATCGGATTTACTTGGGCATTCCGCGGATTCCTATTCGTCCTGTTCTTGCTCTTGAACTTGGCCATTGCATACGCTTGGCGCAAGGGAGGCCCTGCAGAAAAAGGCCGCAGCAAGAAGATTAAAAAAGTAGAAATCGGAAACTCCGACGAAAACATGGATAAGGAGGCTTAA
- a CDS encoding GGDEF domain-containing protein, protein MAKRKKPIHKSLIVGSAVFVAFLCFMLSIQSYITYSRSLYKRYDNKLENILTYISNQIDMDDLYQCTLTGKKSEKYDKLQTLLNGMVDDFELFYLYSLFTRSDSVYNICSATNREERARGEEDMQLLEPTDAYPPSEILKFTKAIKEEKTSFFEETSDYGAAYTACKPYVNSVGVHFGVLCADISIEELHKTVNHYVVYNVLLTLCLGVLFGLVLLIWLRHNVTGPILALEKSARHFAEKSRDKKTPDELIFDDPDIHTNNEVESLANAISQMSEDMRNYVQGILTAEEKARSAQEQAQDMTELAFKDPLTHVNSKVAYDKMKDSLQEEIETKGAATFALLMIDVNNLKEVNDNYGHDCGDKYICGACHLFCNIYKQSLVYRIGGDEFVVLLQNSNYKNRTRLLKTLDAEFQKTKNNTSRDPWERYSVAYGMSEYKPGDSLEDVFKRADESMYQKKMEIKGLKKAQAPS, encoded by the coding sequence ATGGCAAAACGCAAGAAACCAATCCATAAAAGTCTCATTGTCGGAAGCGCAGTATTCGTGGCATTCTTGTGCTTCATGCTTTCAATCCAGTCTTACATAACCTACTCCAGGTCACTCTACAAGCGATACGACAACAAGTTGGAAAATATTCTAACTTACATTTCGAACCAAATCGACATGGACGATCTTTACCAATGCACGCTCACTGGTAAAAAAAGCGAAAAATACGACAAGCTCCAAACATTGCTCAACGGCATGGTCGATGATTTCGAACTCTTCTACTTATACTCACTTTTCACGCGTAGCGATTCCGTATATAATATTTGCTCCGCCACCAATAGAGAAGAGCGCGCCCGCGGCGAAGAAGACATGCAGCTCCTAGAACCTACAGACGCTTACCCACCTTCTGAAATTCTAAAATTTACCAAAGCCATTAAAGAAGAAAAAACTTCATTCTTTGAAGAAACCTCCGATTACGGAGCAGCCTACACTGCATGTAAACCTTACGTCAATTCAGTTGGAGTTCACTTCGGAGTCCTTTGCGCCGACATTTCCATTGAAGAACTGCACAAGACAGTCAACCACTATGTTGTCTATAACGTTCTCTTAACACTGTGCTTGGGTGTTCTATTCGGGCTCGTATTGCTTATTTGGCTACGCCATAACGTAACAGGCCCCATCCTTGCGCTAGAAAAGAGCGCCCGACATTTTGCAGAAAAGAGCCGAGATAAAAAGACTCCTGACGAACTCATCTTTGACGATCCCGATATCCATACGAATAACGAAGTCGAATCCCTTGCAAACGCCATTTCTCAAATGTCCGAAGACATGCGTAATTATGTTCAGGGAATTTTAACAGCTGAAGAAAAGGCGCGTTCGGCACAGGAACAGGCCCAAGATATGACGGAGCTTGCGTTCAAGGATCCTTTAACCCATGTCAACAGCAAAGTCGCCTATGACAAGATGAAGGACTCCTTGCAAGAAGAAATCGAGACCAAAGGCGCCGCTACATTCGCCCTCTTGATGATTGACGTCAACAACCTTAAAGAGGTGAACGACAACTATGGTCACGACTGCGGCGACAAATACATCTGCGGTGCATGTCACCTTTTCTGCAATATCTATAAACAATCCCTGGTTTATAGAATCGGTGGTGACGAATTTGTGGTCTTGCTACAAAACAGCAATTACAAAAACAGAACGAGGCTACTAAAAACATTGGATGCCGAATTCCAAAAGACAAAGAACAATACCTCGCGCGATCCTTGGGAACGATACTCCGTTGCTTACGGCATGTCGGAATACAAGCCCGGTGACAGCCTGGAAGACGTTTTCAAGCGTGCAGACGAAAGTATGTACCAAAAGAAAATGGAAATCAAGGGCCTGAAAAAAGCCCAAGCCCCTTCGTAA
- the trpA gene encoding tryptophan synthase subunit alpha yields MSHLIAGFPDAETSVAIADALVKGGANILEIQLAFSDPSADGPAIQTASTIALEKGYSTKQGLAIVKQIHERHPETPIYIMTYGSLAFTPGVENFVKMCKDAGVSACIIPDLPFDHDEGLTVACKKHGLENIPVAAPSMTKERLETMASAGFKYIYAALRAGTTGSETTIDQATLDFLDTVGKHGAKVLGGFGIRNGEQSKVLCKHVHAVVAGSVFVNIVLANEDSAEGRAKAIAEIEAKAKELTRN; encoded by the coding sequence ATGTCTCACTTAATTGCGGGTTTCCCTGATGCGGAAACGTCCGTTGCCATCGCCGATGCCCTTGTGAAGGGTGGCGCCAACATCCTCGAAATCCAACTTGCCTTCAGCGACCCGAGCGCAGACGGCCCGGCCATCCAGACCGCCTCCACCATCGCACTCGAAAAAGGCTATTCCACCAAGCAGGGCCTCGCCATCGTGAAGCAGATTCACGAACGCCACCCCGAAACGCCGATTTACATCATGACTTACGGCTCCCTCGCCTTTACTCCGGGCGTCGAAAACTTCGTCAAGATGTGCAAGGACGCAGGCGTTTCTGCTTGCATCATTCCCGACCTTCCGTTTGACCATGACGAAGGTCTCACGGTCGCTTGCAAAAAGCACGGCCTCGAAAACATCCCGGTTGCCGCTCCGAGCATGACCAAGGAACGTCTCGAAACGATGGCTTCTGCAGGTTTCAAGTACATCTACGCCGCACTCCGCGCAGGTACAACCGGCAGCGAAACCACCATTGACCAGGCAACGCTCGACTTCCTCGACACCGTCGGTAAGCACGGCGCCAAGGTGCTCGGCGGTTTCGGTATCCGCAACGGCGAACAGTCCAAGGTGCTCTGCAAGCATGTCCACGCAGTTGTCGCCGGTTCCGTTTTCGTGAACATCGTCCTCGCCAACGAAGATTCCGCCGAAGGCCGCGCAAAGGCCATCGCCGAAATCGAAGCAAAGGCAAAGGAACTCACGAGGAATTAA
- the trpB gene encoding tryptophan synthase subunit beta — protein sequence MNILSPQSAEDATSPLTTSSNGFFDKFGGKYVAEIIRRPLDDLEAAFNKYIHDPEFLEELRIIQRDYIGRETPLYFAPTATKLLGGAQIYIKLEGLANTGAHKINNAIGQCLLAKKMGKTRIIAETGAGQHGLATAAACAKLGLECVVYMGEVDVRRQQPNVATMEMYGAKVVPVTSGSRTLKDAVNEAMRDWATNFQNTHYVLGSALGPAPFPDIVRTFQSIIGEEVKRQAAERKIDIAAVVACVGGGSNSIGVFTPFIEDKNVRLIGAEAGGVGPNVGENAARMTGNASREGIVQGYKSRFLIDEDGQSMPTRSISAGLDYMGIGPQLAALGESGRVEFTAILDKEALEAVKFFARNEGILFALESAHAGAAAMKIAKELPKDKALVINMSGRGDKDIFITSPVFRPEKWKEFLKAELKRLENNEDIHDAEIMNK from the coding sequence CATCCTCTCTCCTCAAAGCGCCGAAGACGCGACCTCACCTCTCACAACCTCTTCCAACGGTTTCTTTGACAAGTTCGGCGGCAAGTACGTTGCCGAAATCATCCGTCGCCCGCTCGATGACCTCGAAGCGGCATTCAACAAGTACATTCACGATCCGGAATTCCTGGAAGAATTGCGCATTATCCAGCGCGATTACATCGGTCGTGAAACGCCGCTGTACTTTGCCCCGACGGCAACCAAGCTTTTGGGCGGTGCGCAGATTTACATCAAGCTCGAAGGTCTCGCCAACACAGGTGCCCACAAGATCAATAACGCTATCGGCCAGTGCCTTTTAGCGAAGAAGATGGGCAAGACTCGCATTATCGCCGAAACGGGTGCTGGTCAGCACGGCCTTGCCACTGCAGCCGCTTGCGCTAAGCTCGGCCTCGAATGCGTCGTGTACATGGGCGAAGTTGACGTCCGTCGTCAGCAGCCGAACGTAGCAACGATGGAAATGTACGGCGCAAAGGTCGTGCCGGTCACAAGCGGTAGCCGCACTTTGAAGGATGCCGTGAACGAAGCTATGCGCGATTGGGCAACAAACTTCCAGAACACGCACTATGTGCTCGGTTCCGCACTCGGCCCAGCCCCGTTCCCGGATATCGTTCGCACATTCCAGTCCATCATCGGTGAAGAAGTCAAGCGTCAGGCAGCCGAACGTAAAATCGACATCGCTGCCGTTGTCGCTTGCGTGGGTGGCGGTAGCAACTCCATCGGCGTGTTCACGCCGTTTATCGAAGACAAGAATGTGCGATTGATCGGCGCAGAAGCTGGTGGCGTCGGCCCGAACGTCGGCGAAAACGCGGCCCGCATGACGGGTAACGCCAGCCGCGAAGGCATTGTGCAAGGCTACAAGAGTCGTTTCCTCATTGACGAAGACGGTCAATCCATGCCGACGCGCTCCATTTCCGCAGGCCTCGACTACATGGGCATTGGTCCGCAGCTCGCCGCTCTCGGTGAATCAGGCCGCGTAGAATTTACCGCCATTCTCGACAAGGAAGCTTTGGAAGCAGTGAAGTTTTTCGCCCGTAACGAAGGCATTCTCTTTGCACTCGAAAGCGCCCACGCCGGTGCCGCCGCCATGAAGATTGCGAAGGAACTCCCGAAGGACAAGGCTCTCGTCATCAACATGAGTGGCCGTGGCGACAAGGATATCTTCATCACGAGCCCGGTGTTCCGCCCCGAAAAGTGGAAGGAATTCCTGAAGGCGGAACTCAAGCGCCTCGAAAACAACGAAGACATCCACGACGCGGAGATTATGAATAAGTAG
- a CDS encoding aconitate hydratase, producing MLFNFDMIQATYARIPARVAVARKQLGRPLTLAEKILYSHLIDGAENRTYKRGADFAEFHPDRVAMQDATAQMALLQFTTAGKSRVAVPSSVHCDHLIIAREGVEKDLPRAKEESKEVYDFLQSVSAKYGIDCWLPGAGIIHQVVLENYAFPGGMMIGTDSHTVNAGGLGMLAIGVGGADAVDAMVGLPWELKYPKMIGVKLTGKLQGFATAKDIILKLAGILTVKGGTNAIIEYFGEGARSLSATGKATIANMGAEVGATCSTFSYDDSMSRYLRATGRADVADAADKIAADLKADPEVEADPEKYFDRVVEIDLNTLIPHYNGPFSPDRAFAVTDMAESLKATETKPESTPVVSAALIGSCTNSSYEDLYMAANMIKQALAKGLTPKCPLLINPGSEQVRYTAERDGLIDLFKQFGATIMTNACGPCIGRWDRAGADKKELNTIVHSFNRNFAKRADGNPNTHAFVASPLMAVIAALSGDIRFNPMTDTLVNKVGEAVKLDPPEQCELPPKGFDVKDAGYQAPAADGSNITVSINPESKRLQALAPFAAWDGKDIAGAPLLIKAKGKCTTDHISMAGPWLNYRGHLENISNNMLIGAVNAFNGETNKVLCQCGSYKEVPELAKIYKAKGTGSIVIGDENYGEGSSREHAAMEPRFLGVKAVIVKSFARIHETNLKKQGMLALTFKNAADYDKIQEQDVFDITGLTQFAPGSEFTLVAHHKDGSVDNIALSHTYNEQQWAWFKAGSALNLIRANNK from the coding sequence ATGCTTTTTAATTTCGACATGATCCAGGCCACATACGCTCGCATTCCTGCACGAGTCGCTGTTGCCCGCAAGCAGCTTGGCCGCCCGCTCACTCTCGCCGAGAAGATTCTCTACAGCCACCTGATCGATGGCGCAGAAAACAGAACCTACAAGCGCGGCGCTGATTTTGCCGAATTCCACCCGGACCGCGTTGCCATGCAAGACGCAACCGCCCAGATGGCCCTCCTCCAGTTCACGACTGCAGGCAAGTCCCGCGTGGCTGTGCCGAGTTCCGTGCACTGCGACCACTTGATTATCGCCCGCGAAGGTGTCGAAAAGGACCTCCCGCGCGCCAAGGAAGAAAGCAAGGAAGTGTACGACTTCTTGCAGTCCGTCTCCGCCAAGTACGGCATTGACTGCTGGCTCCCGGGTGCAGGCATCATCCACCAGGTGGTGCTCGAAAACTACGCCTTCCCGGGCGGAATGATGATTGGTACCGACTCCCACACCGTGAACGCTGGCGGTCTCGGCATGCTCGCGATTGGCGTGGGCGGTGCAGACGCAGTGGACGCCATGGTCGGCCTCCCGTGGGAACTCAAGTACCCGAAGATGATCGGCGTGAAGCTCACCGGCAAGCTCCAGGGCTTCGCTACCGCCAAGGACATTATCCTCAAGCTCGCAGGCATCCTCACTGTTAAGGGTGGCACGAACGCTATTATTGAATACTTTGGCGAAGGCGCTCGTAGCCTCTCCGCAACAGGCAAGGCAACGATTGCCAACATGGGTGCCGAAGTGGGCGCTACCTGCTCCACCTTCAGCTACGACGATTCCATGAGCCGTTACCTCCGCGCAACAGGCCGTGCTGACGTCGCTGACGCCGCCGACAAGATTGCCGCCGACCTCAAGGCCGACCCGGAAGTTGAAGCCGACCCGGAAAAGTATTTTGACCGCGTTGTGGAAATCGATCTCAACACGCTCATCCCGCATTACAACGGCCCGTTCAGCCCGGACCGTGCATTCGCCGTGACCGACATGGCAGAATCCCTCAAGGCTACCGAAACGAAGCCGGAATCTACGCCGGTCGTAAGCGCCGCCCTCATCGGTTCTTGCACGAACTCCAGCTACGAAGACCTCTACATGGCCGCTAACATGATTAAGCAGGCTCTCGCCAAGGGTCTTACCCCGAAGTGCCCGCTTCTCATCAACCCGGGTTCCGAACAAGTTCGCTACACTGCTGAACGCGATGGCCTCATCGATTTGTTCAAGCAGTTCGGTGCAACGATCATGACAAACGCTTGCGGTCCTTGCATTGGCCGCTGGGACCGTGCCGGAGCCGACAAGAAGGAACTCAACACCATCGTCCACAGCTTTAACCGCAACTTCGCGAAGCGCGCCGACGGCAACCCGAACACGCACGCATTCGTTGCCTCCCCGCTCATGGCCGTGATTGCAGCTCTCAGCGGCGACATCCGCTTCAACCCGATGACCGACACCCTCGTGAATAAGGTCGGCGAGGCCGTAAAATTAGATCCGCCGGAACAGTGCGAACTCCCGCCGAAGGGCTTCGACGTGAAGGACGCCGGCTACCAGGCTCCGGCTGCTGACGGTTCCAACATCACCGTTTCCATCAACCCGGAAAGCAAGCGCTTGCAGGCTCTCGCTCCGTTCGCGGCTTGGGACGGCAAGGACATCGCTGGCGCCCCGCTCCTCATCAAGGCCAAGGGCAAGTGCACCACCGACCACATCTCCATGGCCGGCCCGTGGCTCAACTACCGCGGTCACCTAGAAAACATTTCGAACAACATGCTCATCGGCGCCGTGAACGCTTTCAACGGCGAAACGAACAAGGTCCTCTGCCAGTGCGGTAGCTACAAGGAAGTCCCTGAACTTGCGAAGATTTACAAGGCCAAGGGCACGGGCTCCATCGTCATCGGTGACGAAAACTACGGTGAAGGCTCCAGCCGCGAACACGCTGCCATGGAACCGCGCTTCCTCGGCGTGAAGGCCGTGATCGTAAAGAGCTTCGCCCGTATCCACGAAACGAACCTCAAGAAGCAGGGCATGCTCGCCCTGACCTTCAAGAACGCCGCTGACTACGACAAGATTCAGGAACAAGACGTGTTCGATATCACAGGCCTCACCCAGTTCGCTCCGGGTTCCGAATTCACTCTCGTTGCCCACCACAAGGATGGCTCCGTCGATAACATCGCCTTAAGCCACACCTACAACGAACAGCAATGGGCTTGGTTCAAGGCCGGTTCTGCGCTGAACTTGATCCGCGCGAACAACAAGTAA